The genomic region TTTAAGCAATATGCTGAGAGTAGTGCATGAACTGAGTACATCTCATTTGCTTTGTCTTCAGCCTTGCCATCTGCCATTTTTCTACATTATTTAAAACTATCTGTATTAACAGTAATGATTTAAAAGATCACTGTAACATATTTTCATATGCCATGGTAGCCTGCGTGCACATTTTAGTTAAAACTGTAAACTGACTTATTTTTGTACAACATTCACATTTTCCTGTCATTGATCACAATCACAGCCTGGTAGTTGTGGCATGTGTTAATCTCAGAGCTCTTTCTGTAAATATTAGAAGGAAAATATCAGCTGGATCTCTGTACATTCAAGGCAAGCTTTTCTTCATCTGGAGAAAACAGCTAGATTAGCTACTCTGTAATAAAAAGCATATACCACATGTTGATTTATTGGAATTTCAGTGCTCAAAATGTCTGCTCAGtatttaattcatatttatataaCTATTTTGTCACTCTGAAGCGTAGATTTTTACTTCTTTGTTAGAATTTAGCTTAGAGTTTAAGGAAATTATTGATAAAACTAGTTGAAATGAATTAAAAGACTTGGAAAATACAATGTTTGTTTCTTCCATGTTCAAGAAATTAATGAGTACGTCTTTTATCATTAATGAAAGTTGtcacttttattgtgaaaatacatTTGGTACACAAAGCAGTTAATAAGATAGCATTAAGTAAGGGAAGCcagtgtatgtacagtatctaCAAGTGAAAAACGTAAGAAATAAGCAGGAAATGTTAGTTATTGCTCAGTAACGTCGTTGGCTGGCCTGGTGGAAGCTTTACAAAAAAATCTTCACTAGAGTCCCTTTAAAAATGTGCTTGTTCCTTGCAGTTATTGCAACGCAACACTGCAAgatacttaaaaaataaataatataaacatctaaaaaaataatgaaagaaagGAATCAGGTATGTGTATTTTGAGTCCCCAAATTCTTGCCAGAGGGCAAGTAGTTTACCCTTATGCAGACAGGTCCACAATATGACCTGAATCAACAAAATACTACGAGTCTCAATACCCACATATTGCATGATGgggtaaaaacattttgtactATCTAAAGTGGAAAACAACAACCCTGCCCATTATGTTTGTCACTGGTTTCAGTGgccacaaaattaaaaacagacaactagacaaaaaaaaaaaaaaaaattttttttctttgtggccTTGTTCCAGATCTGAAAAGATTTGACAGGTCAGGATTAGCTCCACCTAAAACACTGTAGCTGAGATTTTCTTCGCTATAGGACATTCCTGGCAACATTCCCGCATGTTAGCGGTTTGGAATCACATGTCTAGTGTTTTAAACATCCTGTCCTACGCATGATGGGACTGTAACGTTGTGAATTCTGGAGCTGTAATAGACAAAAAACCAACATCTCTTAAAACTTTAGTAACATTGAAACAGATAAGACACTATTGAAATATCCTGCAGTAACGGGTCTGTGTTGGTCTCAGGAGACCCAGTAACAGTGTATTAATCAAAAGCTTTATCACTGTATCAGGCTACTAAAAAAAACAGGTACGAGGAGGTCCTGAAAGGGAATGAAGGCTGGAATACATTTCATCTAAAAGTAGCTACATTCAAACGGCCTTAATGTGCCCAACTATGTCTTACCCATGCGATTTGTCTTTAAGAGGCTGCTGTGCTAAATGACCAGCAGAGAGACCCCATCTAACCCCGCAGAACAGCAGGGGCTCGAGCTGCAGCCCAGCAGGCAGCAGTAGCTGTGTTACATTCATGGAGTCctgctgaaaaacagcacaatgCAACACAGGAGCACGGACTATCATTATTTCTGCATCAAACACCTGTAAACCCACAAAGGTCTTCCAGATCAACATCTTATCTAAGTTGAATATAAAGGCACAAAAAAATCGGACAACGATAAGACTCTAGTAAAATATTGTTACTATTCCTACGGAGGTGTGAGCGTAGCTCGTTGTAAGTCCTGTAGTCACTATGGGACCTAAACTGAACGTGAGAGCTGAGCAAATCTCTTCCCTCGACAGtctaataaattaaaatggtCCAAATCTGGTCAGGAGATACCCTGCAGTCAGAGTATACAGTTCATGGTCCAGATGTTTCAACGTCAGGCTCTGAACCAGTCACTCGTTGGTTCGGTCACATCTGTTTTCAGAGGATGATGAGGCTGTGGAGGTTAGGAGTGTGTTAGGACCACAAGGACATAAAGCATTTTATACCAAATCATTTTCtaaattcacatttattttttattttttagtccTTGAGGGGAGGAGGTTTGTAGTAAAGGCCAAATCCtttccaaaacattttaaaatgacatgatttcagtttttttcacaAGCAAAATGTTTGTAAAAGTGTCGTCACCATAGAAACgacaatattttacattaaaaacatacacatacttCATATACTGACACTGATTTTACACACTGGCTCAACTAAATCAAATCCCTTCAGATCAAATCAGGTTTTTGTGTATTGGTCTAATCAGtgtaatgacaaaatgaaaattgtaCCTACTGAAATGTTTAAGCTTGATAAAGTGGACCCGCAGTTTCTTCAATGGGTTCTGTAAAACAGGTAGAAGGAGAAACATAGAACTTTGTAAATAAATCACTAATGTACAGAGAATTGAGAGAATCATGGGAAACTCAGGCTCTGTGCATGTTCACAAAGACTAAGTCCATTTTTAGAGATTAGAGAGAACCTTACCACGTAGAGGCCGTTTGTGTGACTTGCGTCGATGCACCATGACCCCGATGATCAACGCAGCACCGACCAGCACCACGGCCAGCACCGAGAAACTGGTGATGGCTGCCAGTTTCCACACATCGGTCGTGTCTTCTACAGGTTTACCTAttgataaaattaaaaactctTACAAATGCAGCAATGAAAGAAACGATGTCTGTGTATGACTCAGTATCTGAGTCAGTGTCTTACATGTGTTGCATGAGGGAGTCTTTGGGTACTGCTTGCATGATGCACATGGCACGCAAACATCCAAATCTGAGTTCCAAAACTCTGAGCTGCCACACTGAcctgcacacagagaaacaggagagaTCCAATCTTAGTTATCATAATTCATACATCGCTGGGAGCCAGTTTGTCAAAGCTGGGCCCTGGAGAGTCTCTGGATAAAACGTTTCTCGtgatttataaaacatttaacgCTCTTTGTCTATAAAATATTACGACCTGCTGGTAATATCCATAAACTTCATTTGAAACTGGTGCAAATGTTTTACAAACCAACCACAACTCATACAATAAAGTCATATTCAGGTGACTTGCAGGAGAGTTTCAGCTCAAATCAGTTGCTACAGATTTGAGGAACTTCGTGGTTTGCATCTTCTTATAAAATGAAACTGGGAAATTCCTTTGAGTCAGCCTGCTGATGCAAATGAATCTGCCTGCGAGAGAATTACTTAGTATCTTTGGGCGCAGGAGCAGATCTGTGCTGCATGAAGAGCAGGATGTTTTCACAGAGAGCTTCCTCTGaattgttgttgctgctgtgtacatgCGCGGGTTCCAGAGAATAAAGTGAATGTGCCTATGAGAAAGAGGTTGACAGTGGTTACACTCAGAATGAGCGTCAACCTCTGCGGGCACGATGGAAACCTTCATCAGTTTTATGGCAGCCAGTCCACAGAACAATTAAAGCTGTATACACAGTCACAGATGTTAAGGAAGACTGACAATGTGGCAGCAGTTAATACCTGCAGCAAGGACGTCACATCCACAGGGGAACCAgagagcccccccccccaaaaaaaaatcaaatacctCCTTCAGctataagaaaataaatgcactgaCCTTCAAAAGTGTTAAACTGAATGTTCACTGCATGTCAATAACAGAATGGTCAGCATGTGCCAAAGGATTTCTCCAGTCCTGCACCCTGATCTCTCAGTcacttattttaaatttaaagtctGTTCCTGCTGCTTATCTCTGCGTCTGAGGATGATCTGAGTTTCGCCCTGTCACTTTTTGTGAACGAGATCTGTGGTCGACATCCAAACCAAAAACGTCACTTCCTACCCCGTAAGAAACTGTCACCAACACCTAACAGCTTTCAAACTGTTCAGCATCCTTTGCAGTTTGAAGGTTACAAGGCTGTTAAAAAGTTATGTATTTaatacatttcatatttatattacctatatgtcttttttccttctctgatCACAGGCCCAGGGGCCCAAAGGGGGTCAGGGGGCCCCTAGACTAGAGAACCATAAAAGGACTGTTAACCTTTCTGATGTAAAGTCAAACAAATGACTATGTAATGactgcaaacagacacaaaattagaaaaaaaaatagatgtgaAAATACAACGAATGACTAAAAAGAAACCCAAAACAACACCAAAGAGGAACGCAACTGCAGAAATCTGCTAAAAGCCTGAAGAAAGGACAAAAACGTCATCTAAGTGGAAGATGACTATAAAGATGTAAAATGAGTAAAAGTTgaacaaaacaaccacatgaaaacacaaagtgactgCAAGTCATGTGGTTGCTCAGTCTGTGAGTCTTGTTCTGAGGAGTGTAGGCGAAGTGGGGGCCTCttacatgtctgtgcccaggggcccattGTTTCCTAATCCCAGCATAGactaataaacaataaaactctCCATTCATGTTTAGACACCCCcctaaacaaaaaaatcagaatgAGGATGTCGCCTTAGATCAATCTGAGCGCAGAGGCTGTTTGACTGCTTTAATAAATAGCCTGTAGTTTTCTCTGCAGGTTTGACATCCTGGCTTTGGTTAAGAGCCATGCTTGCAACAAAAAGTCGCCCTAATGGGACGAATGAAATAATACCAGACACGGAAACAGTTTCTAAATATCTGATAGTCAAAATGATAGCAATCTTTCTTCCTTCTCAGGACCACATGTGTATTTGCATATAGGCAACttcttttttgcagttttgtccGCCCTGAGGCTGAATGGAGTCATCATTTGTGGTAACTAGTGTGTCATCAGTGAGAGTTTTTAGATACCAGAGGTGTGTTTGACAAGACCTCCGGAGCCGCATGAATAAGTGGGAAACCACAGCCGCTTCAGTGACAAGGACAGTAGTTAATGACTATTGTAACACCAAACAGTGAGTGTGGCTGGAGACTCAACTGTAACACGTCTACAACGGCCTTTGTTTACATGTTGACACACATTTATTCTACATCGCACTTGTACGATACATCCAGGTTATTTGGATTTACATGTCAAGGAAACTATCATGAAGCACAGTTTTCAACGCACACTATAGATTTTTGTGGGGTCAACATTTCTTAGCTGGCTCAtgtcatatttttctgtctggGAACACGAAGACAAGCTGGACGACCCTGAGATGGATCTAAGAACAATAACAGACATGGCAGAGTTACAGATAAATCCAATGAGGAAATGACCTTTGTTTGATAAAGTGATGAACATCGTCCTTTGTTCAGACAGGTTTGAACATAATTTATCTAAACAGCCAGGCACATGACCTATATATgattgtgtcagtgttttgggGACAGTATGGAGAAGCACTGGTCTAACCTTTAATAATCTGGATGTATTTCATCAGTTTATCACGGGAtgttccattttctgctgcttaagATTTTACAGTTTCCTTAAAACCTCAAGTCCAGAGGAACATGGGCTGAACTCAGCTGCACTGTCTGAGTTTCTACCTGCTTTTACACAGGACAACCAATCAGCAGAGCTACAGCCACAGGGCACCTGCTGCAGAAGTCGTGTCTGAGGCATTATGACTTATAACTCCGTGGTTCTGTTCCAGCCACATGTTCAGGCCCTCAGAGActctcagagagagagagagctggactGAGTCATCTTATAGCCACGGTCACAGTAAAAATGTGTCATAGTTCTTGTAAGCATTTCTCCTCATGGTTTCAGCCCTGCATCATCATCCCCAAAGTCCAGCTGCACTCAAGCTGGAGGGTTCAAAAAGTCACTGAAAGGAACTGAACCTTGACTGCCGGGTGACCCACATGCACACCACATCTGAGAAGCTGCGCGTTTGTTGCtgaaaccagaaaaaaacaaagcctgAAACTGCTGAATAAACCGATAACAGCATCTCAACCACATTTCTGAGCCTGAATGAAATTTGAAGGTTGAAAATTGACATAATTATATAAAGGGAGTCTTTcgtttgttgatttatttatattaaacagGTTCGACTTATTTTCACTCATTCATGAAGTGCAACATC from Mastacembelus armatus chromosome 19, fMasArm1.2, whole genome shotgun sequence harbors:
- the si:rp71-1c10.7 gene encoding tumor necrosis factor receptor superfamily member 12A gives rise to the protein MASNALCALCGLIIAAVTTLHGVSAEKSQCGSSEFWNSDLDVCVPCASCKQYPKTPSCNTCKPVEDTTDVWKLAAITSFSVLAVVLVGAALIIGVMVHRRKSHKRPLREPIEETAGPLYQA